The Primulina tabacum isolate GXHZ01 chromosome 10, ASM2559414v2, whole genome shotgun sequence region TGTTCaatcataaatcaaataaaaatgtgAATTCCGGAACTCAATGATATCACAAATTGGTAAGTTAACTCACCGCAATAAGATTCAAGAAAATAATATTGGATTCTGCAACCCccttgccaagtaacacagaAACTGCTTTTACTGCGGAATTTCCTGACCACATAACAAGAGGGATTAAACAAGGCTTTTGGGATATTTATAGATTATAGATATATGGTGTAATATTTCAGCTCATCATTTGTACTTTACATTATTAAGAGGATTCATGAGCAATTAATGTTATCCAATGTAGGTAAGCAAACTCAAGCATTTATTTACTGGGCATCTGCATGTCGAACCTGAGGCAAGAACTGGATCGAGCAGTAACACATGGCGACTTGCAATATCTGATGGTAACTTCTCATAAATCAACTGCAGTGATTGGAAAAAAAAACTAAGTTTAAATAGGTGAAGATCGGTGTGAAACGAACTACATTCAGTTGGTTGCATTGACAAACCTGTCGCCCTTTTTTACCCTCTCCATGGATCAAGATTTTTCCAATTTTGATTCCCTTGCAGCACGCTCTTAGTGCGTTTTCCATACTCTCCCCACTGATCGAGAAAATTCGAAGGCATGAGCACCAGAAACACAAATGTACACACAGAAGAAGAAAGGGGATATTCTAAATCTAATGTTAACCTCCGAATACCAATTTGACATGAATGACCATTATTTGGTAATGATGTTGAAGCTGTCTTGTAAAACTTCGGAGTTTTCGATTTACGACCTTATTCTACCTTAAAGTGAAGTATAGAAATAGAGTAGATTAAATGGTCTTCTTGATTTCAAACCAAGGGGATAATTACCTTCTAATGACTGAAACGCCACATAATCTTTTGCAGAAAACAACTCCTGTATAGACAGATCCTGCAAGTGGTTGGAAGAGGAAGAATGTTTTCTTTAAAGATCCCCATCCGATGGAAAATATTGACTAGTGTCTCAATGGAAGATTGGAGTTAATAGATTAAACCCTTCACGCCAAGTTAATTGTAGAGACCCTCACTCACAGGCAaccatttcttgctttcttcatTTTATTAACGAAAGCAAATGAAGCAATGGGATTTATCACCTGTAGGGGTGATTATCTGTTTTTCAGTGAAGGGAAGGTGACCGAGACCATGCTCCACaacctacaatataaataaAACACACATATTCTTTAACATGACCATAGAAAAATATGTTACAAAAGTTTCAGTAAACAGACATACCAAGCGAATGAGTCGATCAGCATAAAAAACAAAGTCATGCTTAGTGGTTTTTGTGTCACGTACTAGTGTGTGCATCCCTCGTATCTacaaagaagaaaaaaagaaagaaacaaaagaaaaaaaatggattCAAATAAGTTTACTCCTGTTACTATTTCATGAACTCGAGATTGAATGTATACACTGTTACAGAAGCTCATCACAAGATCCTAAACAAGATATAAGTTACCTGAAATGTTGAATGTATAACAAATATATTTGGATATATTTTGCAGAGATCATGTTGACCAAGCTTTGTACGAATATGCTGTACTATCAGGTCAATGGCGACATCATTATCTGCTCCACGGGGAATTATGACATCAGCGTGTTTCTTGGATGGAAGTATGAATTCCTCAAAACTAGGCTTCACGAATTTAGCATACTGCAAATCACACAATACTGATAACAGAAGATCAAGCATAAATGCCAAGCAATGAATGATGACATATGATGTTCACATCCTTTACATGCATAAGAGCATGATTGAGCAATAATGATGTCTGTTCTGGTCATCTGGATAACTAGTAAGCCTTTAAAAATTATGGATACTGCAGTTAAATGAATTTAGATTACCTCTAGTTCTCCCCTCATTTAATGATAGAGATAAGTTAGGACAGCCACACAAGTCTATATATTACTTTCTTTCTATCTTTAGTCAGTTTGCTTCATGTTCTACACTTCCATATGTCAAGTGGTTAGACTAATCTGTCACTGCAATTTGTTATTCTAAGTGCAGTTATATTTACTACAGATAGAGTGAGCTTAGAATACAATTCCTAAGCAACAgatgaaaggtgccaaaatgatgTGATGACAACATTGCAATACTAACTTGGTCAAGAACATTCTCAATATTTCTGCCCCTCTTAACAGTGTCACGTTGTATCCTCCTTGCAAGCCGTAAATCGGAGTCTGCAGCGCTGAAAAATTTTAGTAACTATCATAGAACTGTGAATCATCAAGTTCAAATCCTTATATCATTCAGAcactattttaattaatttcaaattcacttCTTATGGACGTAACACAGAGAAATaaataacccaaaaattacaaATGATAAGAGGAATAAAGCTCAAAGCAAGAAACCTGTGTCAACAAAGATCTTCATGTTCATAAGGTTGCGTACATGAAAATCTTGAAGAACTAGGATTCCTTCCAAAATTATGACATCAGAGGGGTTGACCTACAAAAATTCAGTAAAACTAATTACCAGAAACAAATAGTGTCGCACCAGATCTTATTCTAAGATGTCCAGATCATCGCTCAAGCCCTAAAATTAGTGTCGTGAGAACTAATGTGGGGGCGCCGATGTAGAAACATTGGAACAAGTACTGGGCCTTCCAGAGAGAGATCAGTGAAATAAAATCTGTTGCTAATACAAATTTTACCTCCATATCATGACATGTAATATGTTCTGAAAAGTAGAGTAATGTTCTGCTTCTAGGTTCTTGATGGATTATGGATGTTATACAGCACAAGCCAATTGAATATATACAGTAATGTGAAGAGGGTAGAGTTGCAATTACTTGCCTTTAAGGTTGAATGAGCATATCCAAAAGCTTCTGTGCTTCTCACTTTAAAGACTAATTTTGTAATATAAACaacatgtatttttttaaaaaaaacttggaAGTGTACCAAGCGAGATGGCTCAGTGCTTTTGTGACTCTTGAAATCATAATTTGGGATGCTGACTGCTCTTCCATGTCTTAGAgttttcatgcatgaaagcaaaaGTTCTGTGTCGAAGGCATCTAAAAAGCAACTTCCTACGGTTATTATGTATTAGAGAAATATAAATAAGCATTGATCTCCTATATTTGTTACATTTGTCTTTTATACATTTTAAAAGTTCGTTCATGCTTACCAGGATGGTCAAAGTTGTACTCATGAACCTTCTCTAACTGCTCATTACTCAATGAGCGATAAAATGCATCCTGAAATACATATCACGCAGCAATTTGTAGTCCAATCCATAATTGAACAAGCTAAAGGAAACTGAAAATGAGAATGCAAAGGTTTGCAACATGGAAAACATTAGTCTTTTCGAGGATTTTCCTTTCTAAATAATATTCTAACCCCTAATGCAATCAACACAATATAAATTTCAAGTATATTTAGCATAATAATCCAGAATTAATCATTATGGAACCAGGATAAGGAGTTACTTGATTGACAAGAACAACCCTTTGATCATGGAGTTGCGATATAATCTTATCGCAAACAGTAGTTTTGCCTGATGCAGTCCCTCCCGCAACACCTTCATATATATCAAACCAAACTTCAACTTATTTTACAGCATCATATGCAAAAAACGATTAATTCCAAACAATCAATCAACCTAAAACAAGCTTTCTAGAGCTCGAGCAAATATTTCATGCATCGAAACAGCTGAACATGCAAACAATTACCAATTATAAATGGGAATTTGAGTGGAACTTGAACGGACTGGGAAATACATTCAGACTCCATCTTCTACAGATTAATCGAAATAATCATTGGCATGACATTTAAGAAAGGGAAACGAATACGCTAAGAGTAAAGGGAATCGAATGAGTGAATGTGATCAATGTACCATGTTGAAGAATTGTTCTTCGTTGCGGGATTTTATGATGACGGATGGAAGGATTCGCGGGAAGATCGGATTTATGAACACGTGTTTTGGTTCATGGGCTGTATTGGACAAAGCCCATTAATAACCTTCCGGCCCAAAGCGAAACGTGAGCCCATATACTCTCTAATTCGACGCTGAAAGTGTTTAAgagaatttttctttattttaaagtgagttttttaaaaattattttgaagtgAGTGAGAAACAAAAGTAGGGGATgtgtttaaaaataaatatctaaAATTAAGACAAACTAAAATTAAGTGTTTGGAGAAAATTATTACTATATTTTGTatcaaaattgatttttttttataacattAATTCGTGAAactttatataaaattaataaaataaaaaaacaaatgaaaaaatttgtataaatacacaaaatatgtaaaataaaattttgttgaaatgaaattatttaaaatacattatatatttttaaaaaattaatgtttgtaataaaatattagaattttATGAATTTCATTCGAAATTCTTAAAAActcttatataaataaaatttaataattaaaaaatctcaaaaatatttataaaaattgaatttttttaatacgGTAATTTTTTaagtatataaatattaaatggtAACTTTAAACtattaacaaaaaataaaaacacaaaaaaaatatcTCAAACTTACTTCtagttttttattaataataatagaaGTTAGAGCAGGAGCTAATAAACCGCGAACACCCGAAAGTACTTTCAACCAACTAAAAGCCAAGAAGtgttttttaaaaacttttccAAACACTCGTTAAATATTAAGGACCTTGGATTAACGATTGAGCTAACAGTCCCACTCTGGCATGTCTGAAGATTTAACATTTTCATGGCTTGTCTAGCTGTTAATTAGCTCACCTTTCTGCCTCAAGAATTTCTTGATATCGCGCCTCATTTTACAAATAAACTAATACGAGTGTTGTGTATAGCTCCATATAACATGAGAATATGAggataatgaataaaattttacatCAAATTTCGATCCATGAAAAACCTTGGCATTTCTTTGAGATCATAAATTTTTCAAGTGCGTTTTccataaatttataaaaataaaaaaaaaaaccaaagcACACATCCCTACTCTACAAGCCTAATGATGTGAAAATGGGTAACATTTATCTATATCACATATAGCACGGAAGTAAATCCATTATATGTTGCAATTCATACAAATTTCTAGCACTGTGAGTATGAATACAACAGAAGTTCAACATAGCTGATTACAAATGCACAATACACGAATCCACAATTCTATATTAGTCTATCTACAATGATCAATTGCAACATCCACCCCTTTGAGCAACTGTTCCATCTCTCCCTCCTGCTGGACCTTGGGGCCGCCCATACCCAATCTTGATGCCAGATGACTGCAATTTCACCTCAAATGTAATCTCAGATAGATTTCCCAAAAAACAATATAAAGGACAACTATCTAAGTCACACAAAATGCATTTCATGATATGATAATATTGAGTTCATAATGGTACAATTACATACTTAAGAAAGGTAGTTCGTCAACATGTGTATCCTGTTACAACAGAAACCATAAGACTACTACAATTCCAtcaataaattgaaaattctgcCCATGCATTAATTAATAGTCGTGTAAAAATGATGATTTATCCTGCAAGTTAAACAAACGATAGCGACCTAAAATCTTTTAGCAGCTTGAAACAAGGGGTACCATCAAGTACTGTCAATACGGCTGTGCCGGCTTGTGTGATTACATCATTTAAGGCAGCATATATGTTTGTGCCCTTACCTCGTTAGATACATCAAAGACACCTTCCTGGATCTTCTGAAGTATCTTTGATGCGGTCTTTGTAAATGCCTGTGATGCAGCACAAACAAGACATAGGTAAAAATGTGAGAAAATTTCCTATGCAAAGTAGGTGTCCAATTAACAAACACAGGATAATTAGATTGGACATTGCTCAAAATAGCACCTCCTCCACGTTTCGTGCTGTTCTCGCAGATGCTTCCAAGAACAAAAGTCCATTTTCTTTCGCAAACTGTTCTCCCTCCTCTTTGCTAATAGCTCTTCGGTTCGCAAGATCACTTTTATTTCCTACAAGCATGATTGTCATATTTGGGTTCGCATGCTGCCGAGCATCTTCCAGCCAGCTTGCAAGATGATTAAATGTCTCTCTCCTAGACATCGGAACAGATTCTCAACATCAGATAAAAAGACTAGCTAATAAAGTAAAAGATTTGAACCCAAGAATGTACACAGAGCAAAGTCAAATCCCTGCACATTTGTAAGCATAACATACATTATCTTGAGCTTGACGCAAGCAAAAGATCAGTCTGTGGGAAAAATATGATACCTGGTGATGTCATAAACCAGAAGTGCACCAGCTGCTCCTCTGTAATAAGATCTAGTGATGGATCTAAAGGATTCTTGGCCAGCCTGGGAGAAGGAAAAGATCTTCAATCACATGTCATAAAACAAGAAATTTCATTTGGAAGAAGCTGTAATTCATTGTCAAAAGGATACTGAACACAACAAATGAACGAAATAGGTTAATTTATGTTAGATTTCGGCTATAGGAGAATCTGATTATGAGCAAAACTTGAAttagcataaaataattaaaaaggatcattttaaaattcactTAATTTACTAGATCGGGGATGCAAGTGGCTCGAATGTTTAGGTTGCACATGATGCTTCATCCTATTGAATATAGACTTACATGAAACAAATAT contains the following coding sequences:
- the LOC142505659 gene encoding uridine kinase-like protein 5 isoform X1, which codes for MESECISQSVQVPLKFPFIIGVAGGTASGKTTVCDKIISQLHDQRVVLVNQDAFYRSLSNEQLEKVHEYNFDHPGSCFLDAFDTELLLSCMKTLRHGRAVSIPNYDFKSHKSTEPSRLVNPSDVIILEGILVLQDFHVRNLMNMKIFVDTDSDLRLARRIQRDTVKRGRNIENVLDQYAKFVKPSFEEFILPSKKHADVIIPRGADNDVAIDLIVQHIRTKLGQHDLCKIYPNIFVIHSTFQIRGMHTLVRDTKTTKHDFVFYADRLIRLVVEHGLGHLPFTEKQIITPTGSVYTGVVFCKRLCGVSVIRSGESMENALRACCKGIKIGKILIHGEGKKGRQLIYEKLPSDIASRHVLLLDPVLASGNSAVKAVSVLLGKGVAESNIIFLNLIAAPEGIHAVCQKFPRLKIVTSEIDASLNKDMRVIPGMGEFGDRYFGTG
- the LOC142505659 gene encoding uridine kinase-like protein 5 isoform X2, encoding MESECISQSVQVPLKFPFIIGVAGGTASGKTTVCDKIISQLHDQRVVLVNQDAFYRSLSNEQLEKVHEYNFDHPDAFDTELLLSCMKTLRHGRAVSIPNYDFKSHKSTEPSRLVNPSDVIILEGILVLQDFHVRNLMNMKIFVDTDSDLRLARRIQRDTVKRGRNIENVLDQYAKFVKPSFEEFILPSKKHADVIIPRGADNDVAIDLIVQHIRTKLGQHDLCKIYPNIFVIHSTFQIRGMHTLVRDTKTTKHDFVFYADRLIRLVVEHGLGHLPFTEKQIITPTGSVYTGVVFCKRLCGVSVIRSGESMENALRACCKGIKIGKILIHGEGKKGRQLIYEKLPSDIASRHVLLLDPVLASGNSAVKAVSVLLGKGVAESNIIFLNLIAAPEGIHAVCQKFPRLKIVTSEIDASLNKDMRVIPGMGEFGDRYFGTG
- the LOC142505129 gene encoding ras-related protein RABB1b-like isoform X2; translation: MVTIDGRPIKLQIWDTAGQESFRSITRSYYRGAAGALLVYDITRRETFNHLASWLEDARQHANPNMTIMLVGNKSDLANRRAISKEEGEQFAKENGLLFLEASARTARNVEEAFTKTASKILQKIQEGVFDVSNESSGIKIGYGRPQGPAGGRDGTVAQRGGCCN
- the LOC142505129 gene encoding ras-related protein RABB1b-like isoform X1, encoding MSYDYLFKYIIIGDTGVGKSCLLLQFTDKRFQPVHDLTIGVEFGARMVTIDGRPIKLQIWDTAGQESFRSITRSYYRGAAGALLVYDITRRETFNHLASWLEDARQHANPNMTIMLVGNKSDLANRRAISKEEGEQFAKENGLLFLEASARTARNVEEAFTKTASKILQKIQEGVFDVSNESSGIKIGYGRPQGPAGGRDGTVAQRGGCCN